One Chryseobacterium indoltheticum DNA segment encodes these proteins:
- a CDS encoding LIC_10190 family membrane protein: MGWGKLAEIIVGKNLSGISGKTLTGIFSIGLIFTVLSFFVPLNLYVEMPAILIGIFYFFKDKLYTNCFKISKRDSIVLGVLVILILFSGSFYPFIADHFGYYVPTIKWLTEYGLVKGISNLDLVLGQMSVWHIIQAGFSNFADPFLKLNAVLLIIYGMYIVENKSWVQIIFIPILLVFSQSPSPDLPAIVFSLIILNEILSGNKNLSFLFAFSVFTFSIKPTVIWLPLFVLLYSIFISKFQYKKLIFGSLVFLLFIIKNIWTFGYPVFPFTIFDLGISWKPNPELLKASSQFAKVKTFDEQYSYAEILKFSWLDYIKNWLFLDGIKSVINISFVTSLIGFTVFSIIKRKKIISLICISILIKSILVLLFSAQYRFFIDVFFVMFFVVFFESLNKKYALLIGSGLAIIFVSLFSYPKIVQHFIPSFRLGRNLTQFEVKQVLKPSYYIYNQYNSFKIGDLKFNVSKRYPFSFDTPIPAISESYIIDYQKEMFFPQLIDKKNLKKGFIWKKLNIKEKKEVDKTIEIIKKSYQ, translated from the coding sequence ATGGGCTGGGGTAAACTGGCTGAAATTATAGTTGGGAAAAATCTATCCGGAATCTCAGGGAAAACCTTAACCGGGATCTTCTCGATCGGCTTAATTTTCACGGTCTTATCATTTTTTGTTCCGCTGAATTTATACGTTGAAATGCCTGCAATTCTAATCGGGATTTTTTACTTTTTTAAAGACAAACTTTATACAAATTGTTTTAAAATTTCAAAAAGAGATTCCATCGTTTTGGGTGTTTTAGTAATATTGATCTTGTTTTCAGGCTCTTTTTATCCTTTTATTGCAGACCATTTCGGATATTATGTTCCTACAATAAAATGGCTCACAGAATATGGCTTGGTTAAAGGTATTTCAAATCTCGATCTGGTACTGGGACAGATGTCGGTTTGGCATATTATACAGGCAGGGTTCAGTAATTTTGCAGATCCTTTTCTTAAGCTTAATGCCGTTTTATTGATTATATACGGAATGTATATTGTCGAGAATAAAAGCTGGGTTCAAATTATTTTCATTCCCATTTTACTTGTTTTTTCACAATCGCCAAGCCCGGATCTTCCCGCAATTGTATTTTCTCTGATTATTTTAAATGAAATTTTATCCGGAAACAAAAACCTTTCTTTTTTATTCGCATTTTCTGTTTTTACTTTCTCAATTAAACCAACCGTGATCTGGTTGCCGCTTTTCGTACTGCTCTATTCTATTTTCATTTCTAAATTTCAGTATAAAAAACTTATCTTCGGATCATTGGTTTTTCTTCTATTTATCATAAAAAATATTTGGACATTTGGGTATCCTGTTTTTCCTTTTACGATATTTGATTTAGGAATTTCCTGGAAACCCAATCCGGAACTTTTAAAAGCATCATCACAATTTGCCAAAGTAAAAACTTTTGATGAGCAGTATTCTTATGCCGAAATTTTAAAATTCTCATGGCTTGATTATATTAAAAACTGGCTTTTTCTGGACGGAATCAAATCAGTTATCAACATTTCTTTCGTTACAAGTTTAATAGGATTCACTGTGTTTTCTATTATTAAAAGAAAAAAAATCATCAGTTTAATTTGTATTTCAATATTGATTAAAAGCATTTTGGTATTACTTTTTTCTGCACAATACCGTTTCTTCATCGATGTATTTTTCGTTATGTTTTTCGTAGTCTTTTTCGAAAGTTTAAATAAGAAATATGCGCTTTTAATTGGTTCGGGTTTAGCTATAATTTTTGTAAGTCTTTTTTCCTATCCAAAAATCGTTCAGCACTTCATCCCAAGTTTTAGATTGGGTAGAAACTTAACTCAATTCGAAGTAAAACAGGTTTTAAAGCCTTCTTACTATATCTATAATCAATACAATTCTTTTAAAATTGGTGATCTTAAATTTAACGTTTCAAAAAGATATCCTTTCAGTTTTGACACTCCTATTCCTGCAATCTCCGAAAGCTATATTATTGATTATCAAAAAGAAATGTTTTTCCCACAACTCATTGATAAAAAGAACCTGAAAAAGGGTTTTATCTGGAAGAAGCTTAATATTAAAGAAAAAAAGGAAGTCGACAAAACAATCGAAATCATCAAAAAGAGTTATCAGTAA
- a CDS encoding glycine zipper domain-containing protein, translating into MKNIVLAGVISIFTLTACKKDDNKVAEKTLEQQKLEFQARQLDIEKQKLAIERERFAYEAQKKSDSIAEVEKAKTAAAAKPQVIKETKTIYRDAPSSNNGSQASNSSSQGTTTAKKKGISEAAKGTAIGVVSGAALGAIVNKKNRGGGAVVGGIIGGATGYTLGRSQDRKSGRVQPK; encoded by the coding sequence ATGAAAAATATAGTTTTAGCAGGAGTGATCTCAATATTTACATTGACCGCCTGTAAGAAAGATGATAATAAAGTTGCTGAAAAAACATTAGAACAGCAGAAACTGGAGTTTCAGGCAAGACAGCTTGATATCGAAAAGCAAAAGTTGGCAATCGAGAGAGAAAGATTTGCCTACGAGGCACAAAAGAAAAGCGATAGTATAGCTGAAGTTGAAAAAGCTAAAACAGCAGCTGCCGCAAAACCTCAGGTAATCAAAGAAACCAAAACAATATACAGAGATGCGCCTTCTTCTAATAATGGAAGCCAGGCAAGCAACTCTTCATCACAAGGAACTACAACAGCTAAGAAAAAAGGGATAAGTGAAGCTGCAAAAGGTACCGCAATTGGTGTAGTAAGTGGTGCTGCTCTGGGAGCAATTGTTAATAAGAAAAACCGTGGTGGTGGTGCCGTAGTTGGTGGTATTATCGGGGGTGCAACAGGATATACTTTAGGTAGATCACAAGATAGAAAAAGTGGTCGTGTACAACCCAAATAA